The Desulfoscipio gibsoniae DSM 7213 genome contains a region encoding:
- a CDS encoding damage-control phosphatase ARMT1 family protein yields the protein MQARIDCFYCYFKQIANCMDIAGIEEDRQYQIFFDLMDDIKKMDRYRTPAENTTEMLMKLYRKIDNNDPFKESKEKSNTLALELYPALKDHLQKSTDKLYDALKISVAGNIIDLGIQKDYDLDASLQYSLKEGFSKNDYPRFVEKLAASDSVIIIGDNAGEIVFDRLLVEELIRLGKKITYLVKDSPVLNDATMDDARQAGMDKIATVTTTGSHYLGAPLTKISDEVSKLLEKSSLVISKGQANFETLEHEELAKDRIFFLLKIKCACIGQAAGANLGDIVFFTR from the coding sequence ATGCAAGCGCGGATAGATTGCTTTTACTGCTATTTTAAACAAATTGCCAACTGTATGGACATCGCAGGGATAGAAGAGGATAGGCAGTACCAAATTTTTTTCGACCTTATGGATGACATAAAAAAAATGGACCGTTACAGGACGCCCGCAGAAAACACAACAGAAATGTTAATGAAGTTATACCGGAAAATCGATAATAACGACCCGTTTAAAGAAAGTAAGGAAAAATCCAACACCCTTGCCCTGGAACTTTATCCGGCATTAAAGGACCACCTGCAAAAATCCACCGATAAGCTTTATGACGCTTTAAAAATATCCGTTGCCGGCAACATCATCGACCTGGGCATTCAGAAAGATTATGACCTTGACGCCAGCCTGCAATACAGTTTAAAAGAAGGTTTCTCTAAAAACGATTACCCGAGATTTGTGGAAAAACTGGCTGCCTCGGACAGCGTGATCATTATCGGGGACAATGCCGGGGAAATTGTTTTCGACAGGCTGCTCGTGGAAGAATTAATCCGCCTGGGTAAAAAGATTACATATCTTGTAAAGGATAGCCCAGTATTAAATGACGCCACTATGGATGATGCCCGGCAGGCCGGTATGGACAAAATCGCCACGGTTACCACCACGGGTTCACACTACCTCGGAGCGCCCCTGACCAAAATCTCCGACGAGGTAAGCAAGCTTTTGGAAAAATCGAGCCTGGTAATATCCAAGGGGCAAGCTAACTTCGAGACCTTGGAGCATGAAGAACTGGCCAAAGACAGAATCTTCTTCCTGTTGAAGATCAAATGTGCATGCATTGGCCAAGCAGCCGGGGCAAACTTGGGGGACATTGTGTTTTTCACCAGGTAA
- a CDS encoding response regulator transcription factor: MEKLNVLVCDDDTAIVDALEIYLKQEDYGVVKAYTGIQALKALSEQKIHLVLLDIMMPELDGLLTTIKIREELNVPIIILSAKSEDTDKITGLNFGADDYVTKPFNPLELMARVKSQMRRYTALGSLATNSSILKTGSLELDPEARELRVDGEDIKLTATEFGIMLFLMRNMGRVFSTEQIYEHVWNEPSYSAENTVPVHIRRIREKTEINPKEPKYLKVVWGIGYKIEKY, translated from the coding sequence GTGGAAAAACTTAATGTCTTAGTTTGTGATGACGATACCGCCATAGTTGATGCCTTAGAAATATACCTGAAGCAGGAAGATTACGGGGTAGTAAAGGCATATACCGGAATTCAAGCTTTAAAGGCACTGTCTGAACAAAAAATTCATCTGGTTCTGCTGGATATCATGATGCCGGAACTGGATGGCCTTTTAACAACTATAAAGATTCGTGAAGAGTTAAACGTTCCCATTATAATATTGTCTGCCAAGTCAGAGGATACGGATAAAATTACCGGGCTGAACTTCGGCGCGGATGATTATGTGACCAAACCCTTTAACCCGCTGGAACTGATGGCCAGAGTCAAGTCCCAAATGCGCCGCTATACTGCGCTGGGCAGCTTAGCAACCAATAGCAGTATTTTAAAAACCGGCAGTTTAGAACTTGACCCGGAAGCCAGGGAATTGCGCGTAGATGGGGAGGACATCAAACTGACCGCCACTGAGTTCGGTATTATGCTGTTCCTGATGAGAAATATGGGCCGTGTATTTTCAACAGAACAAATATATGAACATGTTTGGAATGAGCCTTCATATTCTGCGGAGAACACTGTTCCGGTACATATAAGGCGCATTAGAGAAAAAACTGAAATTAATCCGAAGGAACCGAAATATTTAAAGGTGGTATGGGGAATTGGATATAAAATTGAAAAGTATTAA
- a CDS encoding sensor histidine kinase, producing MDIKLKSIKYSFWAKVAAFIIVWLCVMSAVGSALFLLYNHNTVNSKSYYDTHQFKNEFSTLVSDAVEYNVKLKSEANIKSSGDEKEIINKNLQRYYFIKKKLTESVNFAYYLKNTSTGEAVTNIKSGDALALIQKQPSDVYYNQGTFESNFLISTDIMQMLEGTQYEVYAAVIEPLKPGDVFYDDFMSYSEIKALSNNVTILLIASIILTILAFIYLVMVTGRREPGGEINLSFIDRLYTDVYTMVVFFAALISIAIVAQISYLFPVELIVMALIFGIDVLIGLSYVLSMIRQIKCGQLFRNTLIYKILDLCFNGKTFKSWALLLLLGYGLVNGILFAITAASGDGGFFIFLFLIIPFNVAAIYFAAKALLSLSQIMEAVKEISAGNLDYALDNSKISVAFADFTKDIQSIQGGLKTAVAEAVKGERMKTDLIANVSHDLKTPLTSVINYVDLLKQEDLDNEKANQYLCILEEKSARLKQLIEDLIEASKASSGNLAVSAEKVDLHELVMQACGEYEEKIKKAELDVHISADKTLISADGKHMWRIVENLLSNVVKYSLPHTRVYINVAESHPYGVLIVKNISANPLDIPPEQLTERFVRGDVSRTTEGSGLGLSIAQSLTNIQGGRFKIEIDGDLFKVTVEMPLWEKQ from the coding sequence TTGGATATAAAATTGAAAAGTATTAAGTATTCTTTTTGGGCAAAGGTTGCTGCTTTCATTATTGTATGGCTTTGCGTAATGAGCGCCGTGGGAAGCGCTTTGTTTTTGTTGTATAATCATAACACTGTAAATAGTAAAAGTTATTACGATACCCATCAGTTTAAGAATGAATTTAGCACGCTGGTTAGTGATGCCGTAGAATATAATGTTAAACTGAAAAGTGAAGCAAATATAAAATCTTCGGGCGATGAAAAGGAGATTATTAATAAAAATTTGCAGCGTTATTACTTTATTAAAAAGAAACTTACCGAATCAGTTAATTTCGCGTACTATTTAAAAAATACCAGTACGGGAGAAGCAGTCACCAATATTAAGTCCGGGGACGCGCTGGCTTTAATACAAAAACAACCTTCCGATGTATATTATAACCAGGGGACATTTGAATCAAATTTTTTAATTAGCACTGATATAATGCAAATGTTGGAGGGTACACAGTATGAGGTTTATGCTGCAGTTATTGAACCGTTAAAGCCGGGCGATGTGTTTTATGATGATTTCATGAGTTATTCTGAAATTAAGGCATTATCAAATAATGTAACCATTTTATTGATAGCATCAATAATCTTAACAATCTTAGCCTTTATTTATCTGGTTATGGTCACGGGACGTCGCGAGCCGGGGGGAGAAATAAACCTTTCATTTATTGACAGGTTGTATACCGATGTGTATACTATGGTGGTGTTTTTTGCCGCGTTAATTTCAATAGCCATCGTAGCGCAGATTTCATATTTATTTCCCGTAGAATTAATTGTTATGGCACTGATTTTTGGTATAGATGTATTGATAGGTTTATCCTATGTCCTGTCCATGATCAGGCAGATAAAATGCGGGCAACTTTTCAGAAACACATTGATTTATAAAATCTTGGACTTATGCTTTAATGGAAAAACTTTTAAATCCTGGGCATTGCTGCTGCTTTTGGGTTATGGGTTGGTAAACGGCATTTTATTTGCGATAACTGCCGCTTCTGGTGATGGGGGATTTTTTATTTTTCTCTTTTTAATAATCCCCTTTAACGTTGCCGCTATTTATTTTGCAGCCAAGGCACTTTTGTCCCTGTCGCAGATCATGGAGGCTGTCAAAGAAATATCAGCGGGCAATTTAGACTATGCGTTGGATAACTCTAAAATATCTGTTGCCTTTGCTGATTTTACAAAAGACATCCAAAGCATTCAGGGGGGATTGAAAACAGCTGTTGCCGAGGCCGTTAAGGGGGAACGGATGAAAACCGACCTTATTGCCAATGTGTCCCATGATTTAAAAACGCCGCTAACCTCGGTCATCAACTATGTTGACTTGCTTAAGCAGGAGGATTTAGACAACGAAAAGGCCAATCAATATCTCTGTATTCTGGAAGAAAAGTCTGCCAGATTAAAACAGCTGATTGAGGATTTAATTGAAGCAAGCAAGGCTTCCAGCGGGAATCTTGCAGTAAGCGCGGAAAAAGTTGACTTGCATGAGCTGGTTATGCAGGCGTGCGGTGAGTATGAGGAGAAAATAAAAAAGGCGGAACTGGATGTTCATATTTCAGCAGATAAAACATTAATATCAGCAGACGGGAAACATATGTGGCGTATAGTTGAGAACCTTTTATCCAATGTAGTGAAGTACTCACTACCCCATACCAGAGTATATATTAATGTTGCTGAAAGTCATCCCTATGGCGTATTAATAGTAAAAAACATATCCGCTAACCCCCTCGATATCCCGCCTGAACAACTGACTGAACGTTTTGTCCGGGGGGACGTATCAAGGACAACGGAGGGATCAGGCCTGGGCCTCTCCATTGCCCAAAGCTTGACCAATATACAGGGGGGCAGGTTTAAAATAGAAATTGACGGCGATCTATTCAAAGTGACCGTAGAAATGCCCCTGTGGGAGAAGCAATAG
- a CDS encoding undecaprenyl-diphosphate phosphatase, with amino-acid sequence MDIWVMFVALVLGMVEGLTEFAPISSTGHMIIVDDILLHSKELFSASTANTFKVVIQLGSILAVVVVFKARFMDLLGLRKGVSDDQLHTKKLSLKHVFVGLIPAALLGFLFEDYIDKYLFSIQTVIIGLVLGAILMLIADWYRPKASKIETVDQITYKQALGMGLFQCIGLWPGFSRSGSTISGGVLLGMNHRAAADFTFIMAVPVMLGASGLSLIKNWQYFTIDALPFFILGFISAFLFALLSIRFFLKLINRIKLVPFAIYRILLATLIYVLY; translated from the coding sequence ATGGATATATGGGTTATGTTTGTTGCACTGGTTCTAGGTATGGTTGAAGGTCTTACGGAGTTCGCCCCAATTTCGTCCACCGGCCACATGATAATTGTGGATGATATTTTACTCCATTCAAAGGAATTGTTTTCAGCATCAACCGCCAATACCTTTAAAGTAGTTATCCAACTTGGTTCTATTTTAGCTGTGGTTGTTGTGTTTAAGGCCCGATTTATGGACTTGTTGGGTCTTAGAAAGGGTGTTTCTGATGATCAATTGCATACTAAAAAGTTAAGCTTAAAACATGTTTTTGTAGGTTTAATCCCAGCTGCTTTGCTGGGATTCTTGTTTGAGGATTATATTGATAAATACTTATTTTCTATCCAAACAGTTATTATTGGCCTTGTACTGGGAGCAATACTCATGCTTATAGCGGATTGGTATCGTCCCAAAGCATCGAAAATTGAAACGGTGGATCAGATAACATATAAACAAGCCTTGGGAATGGGACTGTTTCAGTGTATTGGATTATGGCCGGGTTTTTCCCGCTCCGGGTCTACCATTTCCGGTGGGGTCTTGCTTGGCATGAATCACCGCGCTGCAGCTGATTTTACATTTATTATGGCCGTGCCTGTGATGCTGGGGGCAAGTGGATTATCCCTTATTAAGAACTGGCAATATTTTACCATAGATGCTCTGCCGTTTTTTATTCTTGGTTTTATTAGCGCCTTCTTATTTGCACTGCTTTCTATACGGTTCTTTTTGAAATTAATTAACCGGATTAAGTTAGTTCCCTTTGCCATTTACCGTATATTGCTGGCAACCTTAATTTACGTCCTTTATTGA
- a CDS encoding carboxypeptidase regulatory-like domain-containing protein — protein sequence MINRIKLFVSILAVSLLVWPAAAFAHGVDINYQTKTAVEIEAKYDTGQPVSEGQVTVYAPDNPAKPWTTGKADENGRYIFTPDPAKPGTWDVQVRLAGHGGMVPVPVGVDSDVAAAGTGYTTMQIVLMSACVIWGLVGTALYFARRKN from the coding sequence ATGATAAACAGGATAAAATTGTTTGTTTCCATTCTCGCTGTGTCTTTGCTGGTTTGGCCTGCCGCGGCTTTTGCCCACGGCGTCGACATTAACTATCAAACCAAAACAGCTGTGGAGATAGAGGCCAAATACGATACCGGTCAGCCGGTAAGCGAGGGTCAGGTTACTGTGTATGCTCCTGATAACCCCGCCAAGCCCTGGACTACCGGTAAGGCAGATGAAAATGGGCGTTACATATTCACCCCCGACCCAGCAAAACCCGGCACCTGGGACGTGCAGGTTCGCCTTGCCGGGCATGGCGGTATGGTGCCTGTTCCCGTTGGCGTTGACAGCGATGTGGCTGCTGCGGGCACAGGTTACACCACCATGCAGATAGTGCTCATGTCCGCCTGTGTAATCTGGGGACTGGTGGGTACCGCGTTATACTTTGCGAGGAGGAAAAATTAA
- the cbiM gene encoding cobalt transporter CbiM: MHIPDGILPATVCLGGYATAGAATWYALRKISRQGNPREGIPKASLLTAAFLVASWIHIPIPPASVHLVLNGLLGAVLGYFAMPAILIGLFFQAVLFQHGGLTTLGVNATVMGVTALLAHQIFQLRKVIGAGNRTVLAVCGFIAGAGGIALATVAVFTILFSTIPAHLDVQAERASIYALTLAHVPLAIIEGIFTAMLVLFLQKVKPDVLEG, from the coding sequence ATGCATATACCCGATGGTATTTTGCCTGCCACTGTGTGCCTGGGCGGTTATGCCACCGCCGGGGCCGCTACCTGGTATGCGCTGCGGAAAATTAGCCGTCAGGGCAACCCGCGTGAGGGCATTCCCAAAGCTTCTCTGTTAACCGCGGCTTTTTTGGTGGCATCATGGATTCATATACCCATCCCTCCGGCCAGTGTTCATCTGGTGCTTAACGGCCTCTTGGGCGCGGTGCTTGGTTACTTTGCCATGCCGGCGATACTGATCGGGCTTTTCTTTCAGGCGGTACTGTTCCAGCACGGCGGTCTGACAACGCTTGGTGTAAACGCCACGGTAATGGGGGTGACGGCTTTACTGGCCCACCAAATCTTCCAATTGCGCAAAGTTATCGGTGCGGGCAACCGCACGGTGCTTGCGGTATGCGGGTTTATAGCCGGGGCCGGGGGCATTGCCCTGGCGACGGTTGCCGTATTTACAATTCTATTCAGCACTATACCGGCTCACCTGGATGTGCAGGCGGAGCGGGCCAGCATTTATGCGCTGACCCTGGCGCATGTTCCCCTGGCGATTATCGAGGGAATTTTTACCGCCATGTTGGTTTTGTTTTTGCAAAAAGTAAAACCCGATGTTTTGGAGGGCTGA
- the cbiQ gene encoding cobalt ECF transporter T component CbiQ, with protein MNLQLDQYAYMDTPVHRWDPRCKIIALMVLIFSFSFVQDLRLVPIMFAISIMLYAFTGLPLSFLSDRMRIPGFFIIMMGLMLPFMSGQTILWQLGPLAVRQEGCLDFLLIASKFICILTVSFVIFGTTPFLTTVKAMRSLGLPFILADMTLFAYRYLFEIGKDLKTMQTSMKLRGFRSSPRKMATLAALAGTILVRSYEQSDRVYKAMILRGYGQPASFEENFQPNYSRGYAGLVAVIMIAVVFVTAELLLHSQTGV; from the coding sequence ATGAATTTGCAGCTTGACCAGTATGCTTATATGGACACACCGGTACATCGCTGGGATCCGCGGTGCAAAATAATTGCCTTGATGGTGCTTATTTTTTCCTTTTCCTTTGTACAGGACCTGCGCCTGGTCCCCATAATGTTTGCCATTAGTATCATGCTGTACGCCTTTACCGGGCTGCCTTTGTCATTTTTGTCGGATAGGATGCGTATACCGGGCTTTTTTATAATTATGATGGGTCTGATGCTTCCTTTTATGTCCGGTCAAACCATACTCTGGCAGCTGGGACCCCTGGCGGTCAGGCAGGAAGGATGCCTGGATTTTCTTCTAATAGCCAGCAAATTCATTTGCATTTTGACAGTTAGCTTTGTAATCTTTGGCACCACGCCATTCCTTACCACTGTCAAGGCCATGCGTTCACTGGGCCTGCCCTTCATACTGGCGGATATGACACTCTTTGCCTACCGCTATCTTTTTGAGATCGGCAAGGATTTGAAAACCATGCAAACCTCCATGAAACTGCGGGGCTTTCGCAGCAGCCCGCGCAAAATGGCCACCCTTGCGGCACTGGCCGGGACTATTTTAGTGCGCAGCTATGAGCAGTCGGACCGGGTTTATAAGGCTATGATATTGCGCGGTTACGGCCAGCCGGCCTCCTTTGAAGAAAATTTCCAACCCAACTATTCCCGCGGCTACGCCGGCCTGGTAGCTGTTATAATGATAGCTGTGGTTTTTGTAACAGCGGAATTACTATTGCATTCTCAAACGGGGGTATAA
- a CDS encoding energy-coupling factor ABC transporter ATP-binding protein: MSHHNLNPKTSSHGSTVPVLDISELSFYYPGRPPVLEKINLKIWQGERVGIIGPNGAGKTTFFMLNCGVIKPSSGRVLLYDKPVKTGEFRPELGMMFQNQDDQLFCPSVKDDVAFGPTNMGLDKREVEARVQEAFTAIGIEELAERPPHQLSGGEKRLVALAGVLAMRPKLVIYDEPTSNLDLRYRRRLINILNVSAQDAMLIASHDLEFVLEVCSRVILLDNGAVIADGNPSDIMSDAALMNKHGLEKPHSLVPHMEKHHAQ; the protein is encoded by the coding sequence ATGAGCCACCATAACTTAAACCCTAAAACCTCCAGTCACGGGTCCACGGTGCCGGTGCTTGATATCTCCGAGTTGTCTTTTTATTATCCGGGCCGGCCGCCGGTGCTGGAAAAAATCAACTTGAAAATATGGCAGGGGGAAAGGGTAGGTATTATCGGTCCCAACGGGGCGGGGAAAACTACCTTTTTCATGCTTAACTGTGGAGTGATCAAACCTTCGTCAGGCCGGGTTCTTTTGTATGACAAGCCTGTAAAAACGGGGGAATTTCGCCCTGAATTGGGGATGATGTTTCAAAACCAGGACGACCAGTTGTTTTGCCCCTCGGTAAAAGATGACGTTGCCTTTGGCCCAACCAACATGGGGCTTGATAAAAGGGAGGTTGAGGCCAGGGTACAGGAGGCCTTTACCGCCATCGGCATTGAGGAGCTGGCAGAGCGCCCCCCCCACCAGTTGTCGGGCGGCGAAAAGCGATTGGTGGCTCTGGCCGGGGTGCTGGCCATGCGCCCCAAGCTGGTCATCTATGATGAGCCCACTTCCAACCTGGACCTTCGCTACCGGCGCAGGTTAATAAATATTCTCAACGTTTCCGCCCAGGATGCCATGTTGATTGCTTCCCATGACCTGGAGTTTGTGTTGGAAGTATGTAGCCGGGTAATTCTTTTGGATAACGGTGCTGTGATTGCCGATGGCAACCCCAGCGATATAATGAGCGATGCCGCGCTCATGAACAAACATGGCCTGGAAAAACCCCACTCCCTGGTCCCTCATATGGAAAAGCATCATGCCCAGTAA
- a CDS encoding 2-isopropylmalate synthase codes for MRRLYVFDTTLRDGEQSLGITLNVHEKIEIANQLVKLGVDVIEAGFPASSPGDLESVRTLARELKGVIVCGLSRAVEYDIDCCAESLREAEYPRIHTGIAVSPVHMEQKLKLSPDQVVEAAVAAVKHAKKYVSDVEFYAEDAFRSELPFLARVLEQVIAAGATVVNIPDTVGYATPWEYAEMVKYVKNHVSNIDKAVVSIHCHNDLGMATANSVAGIMAGAGQVEGTINGIGERAGNTSLEEVVMAIYTQRSRYGIETGVNTREISATSRLVSRITGVPVPAHKAIVGGNAFMHASGIHQDGVLKERTTYEIINPEVVGVPKNRIVLSARSGRHAFRHRLEELGYYPEQENLETLYQSFLQLADQKGEVFDQDLHALMGDSVSEGSNININNISVTTAGASRATATVTLELDGNMTTDAACGNGPVDAVIRAIDRLVGEPVTLEDYTLQSVSRGKEALGEATVKVRCADGVLVVGRGISTDVIEASARAYINALVKVKRMAEGINRPAYAAIADEVSVFTNL; via the coding sequence ATGCGCAGGCTCTATGTATTCGATACTACCCTCAGGGATGGAGAACAGTCACTTGGCATAACACTAAATGTTCATGAGAAAATTGAAATAGCAAATCAGCTGGTCAAACTTGGCGTGGATGTCATCGAGGCTGGTTTTCCGGCTTCATCGCCGGGAGATTTGGAATCGGTGCGCACGCTGGCCCGGGAACTGAAAGGTGTGATAGTATGCGGCCTTTCCCGGGCGGTGGAGTATGATATAGACTGCTGCGCCGAGTCGCTGCGGGAGGCCGAGTACCCGAGGATTCACACCGGTATAGCGGTATCCCCGGTGCATATGGAGCAAAAGCTGAAGCTTTCCCCCGACCAGGTGGTGGAAGCTGCGGTGGCGGCGGTAAAGCATGCCAAAAAATACGTGAGTGACGTTGAATTTTACGCCGAGGATGCTTTTCGCAGTGAACTCCCCTTCCTGGCCCGGGTTTTGGAGCAGGTTATAGCAGCCGGGGCCACAGTGGTCAATATACCGGACACAGTCGGTTATGCCACCCCCTGGGAATACGCTGAAATGGTCAAATATGTCAAAAACCATGTCAGTAATATCGATAAGGCCGTGGTGAGCATACACTGTCACAACGACCTGGGAATGGCTACCGCCAACTCTGTGGCGGGGATCATGGCCGGGGCAGGCCAGGTGGAGGGCACAATCAACGGCATAGGGGAGCGGGCCGGCAATACCTCACTGGAGGAAGTAGTCATGGCCATTTATACCCAGCGTAGCCGCTACGGGATCGAAACCGGGGTGAACACCCGGGAAATTTCCGCCACCAGCAGGCTGGTGTCCAGGATTACCGGCGTGCCGGTGCCCGCCCATAAGGCCATAGTGGGGGGCAATGCCTTTATGCATGCCTCCGGCATTCACCAGGACGGTGTATTAAAAGAGAGGACTACTTATGAAATAATCAACCCGGAAGTGGTGGGGGTGCCCAAGAACAGGATTGTTTTAAGCGCCAGGTCAGGCAGGCATGCCTTCAGACACAGGTTGGAGGAATTGGGCTATTATCCGGAACAGGAAAACCTGGAGACCCTGTATCAAAGCTTTTTGCAACTGGCCGATCAAAAGGGGGAAGTTTTCGACCAGGATTTACACGCTCTTATGGGGGATAGCGTTTCGGAAGGCAGCAATATTAATATAAATAATATTTCTGTAACCACTGCCGGGGCTTCCAGGGCGACCGCCACAGTTACCCTTGAACTGGACGGTAATATGACCACGGATGCCGCCTGCGGCAACGGACCGGTGGACGCTGTTATCAGAGCCATTGACCGTCTGGTGGGTGAGCCCGTGACTCTGGAAGATTATACTTTACAGTCCGTCAGCCGGGGCAAGGAGGCCCTGGGCGAGGCCACGGTAAAGGTGCGCTGTGCCGATGGAGTACTGGTAGTGGGCAGGGGTATCAGCACTGATGTTATCGAGGCCAGCGCCAGAGCATACATTAATGCTTTGGTTAAGGTAAAAAGAATGGCTGAAGGAATCAACAGGCCGGCCTATGCCGCCATTGCTGATGAAGTTTCAGTGTTTACTAACCTCTGA
- a CDS encoding ATP-dependent DNA helicase — protein MIGIAPQVRTRVPFAYRGEAEFSAGLAQWIGQVFYDVLPEHGYEIREEQIFTAFRLAGAMCKGKVHLAEAGLGTGKTFAYLLTAVPYARYKGKPVVIACASTALQEQLAGPGGDIEKLSELLGLASDARMAKDSRQYICDAKVDRLNNPFFGQPDKALSQVLGWAGETVRGERSEMPRVPDRVWAQVAWDETMPCETCSTRGFCRPIKAREHYRAARDLIVCDHDIFFEDLWTREERIADGKLPLLPAYSAVIFDEGHKIMLPAAMRAGRQIVQADINSMILSFERIQGARTSLLSAAVALEAATDRFFELLHSMTIQDERSDRLAVQVNDELLQAAYTMRRALDTLHLQLQNEQELHIQSLSDTRLQAYEGRVERAVAALRRLGRNRGQDTIAWVDRGDGSFWVVPRDLSGLLKKHLLDKGLPVVFSSATLSNAGDFSYFARIIGLPGVSSSTVDSSFEYDKQVLVYLAQGYPVCCEENRVPAPGKSENHEENRASAPGKSENHEKDLVPAHGNSEYHQVNWFSLALKRLEYLLRLWEGRALVLTNAPSEVRKIRMAFHGYSFPFQFLWEDSAERGYLMRKFREDTSSVLVGSGFWEGIDVPGEALSLLVIWQLPFPPRDPLIEARRREVQEQGLDPVTMVDYPEMALRLKQGCGRLIRTRDDRGAIAILEPVLGMPWERAVKGALPSGAPLVENLADLLPPSFH, from the coding sequence GTGATCGGTATAGCCCCCCAGGTAAGAACACGTGTACCCTTTGCGTACCGTGGCGAAGCGGAATTTTCGGCCGGCCTTGCCCAGTGGATTGGGCAGGTTTTTTATGACGTGCTGCCGGAGCACGGTTATGAAATACGTGAGGAACAAATCTTTACAGCCTTTCGACTGGCTGGTGCCATGTGCAAGGGAAAGGTGCATTTGGCGGAAGCTGGACTGGGCACCGGTAAGACCTTTGCTTATCTGCTTACTGCGGTTCCCTATGCCAGGTATAAAGGTAAGCCTGTCGTAATCGCCTGTGCTTCAACGGCCCTTCAAGAGCAGCTGGCCGGGCCAGGAGGAGATATAGAAAAATTATCGGAATTGCTGGGACTGGCTAGCGACGCCCGTATGGCCAAGGATTCGCGGCAGTATATTTGCGATGCAAAGGTTGACCGGCTTAATAATCCATTTTTCGGTCAGCCGGATAAAGCCCTGAGCCAGGTGCTCGGCTGGGCCGGGGAGACCGTCCGGGGCGAACGTTCCGAGATGCCCCGGGTGCCTGACCGGGTGTGGGCTCAGGTAGCCTGGGATGAGACTATGCCCTGCGAGACATGCTCAACCCGGGGATTTTGCAGGCCCATTAAGGCCAGGGAGCATTACCGGGCAGCCCGGGATTTGATTGTCTGTGATCATGACATTTTCTTTGAAGATTTATGGACGAGGGAAGAAAGAATTGCCGACGGAAAGCTGCCCCTTTTACCTGCTTATTCGGCGGTCATTTTCGACGAGGGCCATAAAATAATGCTGCCCGCGGCCATGAGGGCAGGCCGGCAGATTGTCCAGGCGGATATTAACAGCATGATCTTATCCTTCGAACGGATACAGGGGGCCAGGACATCCCTGCTCTCAGCCGCAGTGGCCCTGGAGGCGGCCACTGACCGGTTTTTTGAATTATTGCACAGCATGACCATCCAGGATGAGCGGAGTGACCGGCTGGCCGTTCAGGTAAATGATGAACTGCTTCAAGCAGCCTACACCATGCGGCGTGCCCTGGACACTTTGCACCTGCAACTGCAGAACGAGCAGGAGCTGCACATCCAATCTCTTTCCGATACCCGGCTGCAGGCCTATGAGGGCAGGGTTGAACGGGCGGTTGCAGCTCTGCGCCGGCTTGGCCGAAACCGGGGCCAGGATACCATAGCCTGGGTGGACCGGGGGGACGGCAGCTTTTGGGTGGTGCCCCGTGATCTCAGCGGGTTATTAAAAAAACATCTCCTGGACAAGGGATTGCCCGTGGTGTTTTCCTCGGCGACCCTGAGCAACGCTGGGGATTTCAGCTACTTTGCCCGCATCATTGGCTTGCCCGGAGTGTCCAGCTCAACCGTGGACAGTTCCTTTGAATATGATAAGCAGGTTCTGGTATACCTGGCTCAAGGCTACCCGGTGTGCTGCGAAGAAAACCGTGTTCCGGCCCCAGGCAAATCCGAGAATCACGAGGAAAACCGTGCTTCGGCTCCAGGCAAATCCGAGAATCATGAAAAAGACCTTGTTCCGGCTCATGGCAATTCCGAGTACCACCAGGTAAACTGGTTTTCTCTGGCTTTGAAACGCTTGGAATATTTGCTGCGGCTCTGGGAAGGCCGGGCGCTGGTGTTGACCAATGCTCCGTCGGAGGTTCGCAAAATTAGAATGGCCTTTCATGGGTACAGTTTTCCCTTTCAATTTCTTTGGGAGGACAGCGCCGAGCGTGGTTATTTGATGCGCAAATTTAGGGAAGATACCTCCTCGGTGCTGGTTGGCTCCGGGTTCTGGGAGGGAATAGACGTACCAGGTGAGGCGCTGTCTCTGCTGGTGATCTGGCAGCTGCCTTTTCCGCCCCGGGACCCGCTGATCGAAGCCCGCAGGCGCGAGGTACAAGAGCAGGGGCTTGATCCGGTGACTAT